Genomic segment of Arachis hypogaea cultivar Tifrunner chromosome 11, arahy.Tifrunner.gnm2.J5K5, whole genome shotgun sequence:
caggcgttaaacgccaggttgctacccatttatggcatttaacgccagcttttctcctctttctggcgttaaacgccaacttttcttccctttctggcgttaaacgccagtctggtgtccttttctggcattgaacgcccagaatggtgccagactgggcgtttaacgcccattctgctacccttactagcatttaaatgccagtaagctcatcctccagggtgtgctattttcaatgctgtttttgattttagcttttatttttgtgactccacattatcatcatcctaaagaaaacataaaataataataaaaatttaacatagataagtaaaaattaggttgcctcccaacaagcgcttctttattgtcaatagcttgacagtgggctctcatggagcctcagagatgctcagagcatgatgatggcctcccaacaccaaacttagagtttgaatgtgggggctctgtttgactctgcattgagagaaacttgtcatgcttcttctccatgtgtacagaaggagattcttTAGCTTTACACACAAGGTAgttctcattcacttgaaggaccaactctcctctgtcaacatcaatcacagcttttgctgtggctaggaagggtctgccacggatgatggattcatccttattcttCCTAGTGTCCAGGATTataaagtcagcagggatgtaaaggccttcaacctttaccaagacatcctctacaagtccataagcctattttcttgaattgtcttccatctctagtgagattcttgcagcttgcacctcaaggatccctagtttctccattacagagaggggcatgaggtttatacttgaccctaggtcacacagagccttctcaaaggtcatggtgcctatggtacaaggtattaagaactttccaggatcctgtttcttctaaggtaatttcagttgaaccagatcatttagttcattgatgagcaatgggggttcatcctcccaagtcttattaccaaataacttggcattcagcttcataattgctcctagatattgagaaacttgctcttcagcaatatcttcatcctcttcagaggaagaatacttatcagagctcatgaatggcaacagtaagttcaatggaatctctatggtctctatatgagcctcagatttcttggGTTCCTCATTCGGAAACTCCTTAGTGGctagtggacatccattgaggtctttctcattGGAAATCACTACCTtttcttcctctccaggttcggccatgttggttatagttatggcattgcactctctttttggattctcttctgtattgcttgggagagtactaggagggagttcagtaactcttttactcaggtgacccacttgtgcctccaaatttctaatggaggtccttgcttcagtcatgaaactgagagtggtcttagatagatcagagactacagttacTAAGTCAGAGtgactctgcttagaattctctgtctgttgctgagaagatgatggaaaaagtttgctattgccaaacctgtttcttccaccattgttattattgaagccttgattaggcttctgttgatccttccatgagagattaggatgatttctccatgaaggattataggtgttttccataggattctcccacgtaattcacctctttcattgcagaattctcaggatcataagcttctcctttagaggaagcttctttagtactgccggatgcagcttgcattctagtcaaactttgagaaatcatattgactttctgagccaatattttattctgagccagtatggcattcagagtatcaatctccagaactcctttcttctgagttgtcccattattcataggatttctttcagaagtgtacatgaattggttatttgtaaccatttcaatgagttcctgggcttcttcaggcgtcttcttcagatgaagagatcctcctgcagagttgtccaatgacatcttggatagttcagacagaccatcatagaatatgcatatgatgctccattctgaaagcatgccagaaggactcCTTCtgatcaactgcttgtatctttcccaagcttcatagagggattcgcgttttttctgtctgaaggtctggacttccactctaagcttactcaatttttgaggtggaaagaacttttccaagaagatattgaccaactttttccaagagttcaggctttctttaggttgtgagtccaaccatgtcctagctctgtctcttacaacaaagggaaaaagcataagtctgtagacctcaggattaattccattggtcttaatagtgtcacagatttgcaagaattcagctaaaaactgatgaggatcttccaatggaagtccataaaacttgcaattctactgcattagagaaactaattgaggcttaagctcaaagttgtttgctccaattgcaggaattgagatgctccttccacagaagtcagaagagagtgcaataaagtcaccaagcatcttccttgcattgttggcattgttgttattttcggctgccatgtcttcttctttttcgaaaatttctgttaggtcctctccagagagttgtgctttagcttctcttagcttcctcttcaaggtcctttcaggttcaggatcagcttcaacaaaaatgcccttgtccttgttcctgctcataagaaagagaagagaacaagaaagtatggaatcctctatgtcacagtatagagattccttgaggtgtcagaggaaaacagGAATAGAGGGATGAGGTAGGTAGATAAGAAGTCGAACatatgaagagagagagagtccgaattgctaattgaggaggagtgttagtccttaaatagaaatagatgagagagggatttttcgaaaattttttaaaagaagcaaaataaaattaaaatttaaaacaattagttaattaaaaagaattttgaaaaatggttaatggtttttcaaaaattaaaaatgagaaagtggttaggtgatttttgaagaaggttttgaaatcagtaatcaaaaagatatgattgaaaattattttgaaaaagatgtggttgagaagatatgattgagaagatatgattgaaaaataatttaaaaagatttgaatgttttttttttgaaaatcaaagttgattacttgactaataagaaactaaaagatatgattttagaatttaaagattgaacctttcttaataggcaagtaacaacttgaaatttttgaatcaaaatattaattgttagcattaatttcgaaaattatgaaataaaaataagaaaaagattttgaaaatcaaattttaaagttttcgaaaatattaagaaggaaattgaaaaagatatgatttgaaaaagatgtgattttgaaaaagtatgaagatttgaaaaagatttgaattaaaaactaacttacCTCTCTTGTgttgttctggcattaaacgcccagaatggtatccattctggcgtttaacgcccaaaatactacccttttgggtgtttaacgcccagccaggtaccttggatggcgtttaaacaccagttttccttcctcactgggcgtttcgaacgcccagctttttctctgtaattcctctgctgtatgttctgaatcttcaattctctgtattattgacttgaaaagacataattttgaaattttttttgaatttttaatgatgagagagagaaacaacaaaatgaaactaatcatgaataactaagatcaaataaacaatgcatgcaagagcacgttgaatgtcaagatgaacatcaacacatatttttaagaaaagaatgacatgcaagacaccaaacttagaaattttcattctATAGACTCTAGTAAttcaaaatgcatatgaaaaacaagaaaagacaccaaacaagagaatttaaagatcagacccaagaaaatcatcaagaacaacttgaaaatcaatgaagaacataatgcatatattttcaaaaattttaaggaaaattaaaaagatgcaattaacaccaaacttaaaatttgacacaagactcaaacaagaaacaaaaaatatttttggtttttatgattttatcaatttttttgtattttttgaaaatgaattagaaaaagaaaataaaagaaattcaaaatttttaataagaattccaggaatcatgcaatgttagtctaaagcttcagcaggacattatatacaacagccaaattgatgggaatcaactagctcctgtgatgataaaagcatcatctgaaactctagaattcattcttaaaaattctaaagtcatagaataatttatttatttttttttttgaatctttcaaaattaaaattaaaaagcttaaacataaaataaaattacctaatctgaacaacaagatgaaccgtcagttgtccaaactcgaacaatccccgggaACGGtgtcaaaaatttggtgcacgaaattgtgatttaaaAACTTGGTATGGCGAAATAGTGAtttcaacacttcttcacaacttcgatgcaactaaccagcaagtgcactgggtcgtccaagtaataccttacgtgagtaagggtcgatcccacggagattgtcggcttgaagcaagctatggtcatccttgtaaatctcagtcaggaggattcaaatggttatgaggttttgataattaaaagataaataaaatataaaataggatagaaatacttatgtaattcataggtaggaatttcagataagcgtctggagatactttgttgcttcagaacctctgctttcctattgccttcttccaaccatgcgttacctccttccatggcaagctgtatgatcctctcagatgaaaacaaatccatatgcgctgtcaccacacggctaatcatctgtcggtcccgctagcgttggaataggaccattgtccttttgcgcactgtcacttgcgccccacattcgcaggtttgaaacttgtcacaatcatcccttcccagatcctactcggaataccacagacaaggtttagactttccgaatcccaGGAATGgctaccaataattctagcctataccacgaaggttctaatcttagattagaaacccaagagatacgcactcaagctattgcagatagaacggacgtggttgtcaggcacgctctcataggtgagaatgatgataagtgtcacagatcatcacattcatcaggttgaagtgcgagtggatatcttagagaagaagtaagcgtgaattgaagagaaaaacaatagtacttgtattaattcatgaagaacagcagagctccacaccttaatctatggggtgtagaaactccaccgttaaaaatacataagtgaaaggtctaggcatggccgtgaggctaaCCTCTCCAAacgtgaacatacaagttccaaAGATGAAAGATTTCTGattgatgaaaatacaatagtaaaagatcctatttataatgaactaatggtctagggtttatagaaataggtaaatgatgcagaaattcacttccgggacccacttggtgccagtttaggcgtttaactccaattctggtgccagtttgggcgttttacgcctgaattccttgggctgactttgaacgccagtttgggccatcaaatctcgggcaaagtatgaactattatatattgctggaaagcccaggatgtctactttccaaagcagttgagagcgcgccaattgggcttctgtaactccagaaaatcacttcgagtgcagggaggtcagaatccaacagcatctacagtcctttttcaacctctgaatcagatttttgctcaggtccctcaatttcagccagaaaatacctgaaatcacagaaaaatccacaaactcatagtaaattccagaaatatgatttttatttagaaactaataattatatactaaaaactaactaaatcatactaaaaactacctaaaaataatgctaaaaaacgtataaattatccgctcattatgCACCTACACTAAAGGGAGCACTCTGCCAAGATGAAAAATGAAGTCTTGAGTTCTGTTGTTGGGTTCAATTAATAGTGTTTAAGTTGTTATTCATCATCTCTTTCATGATTTACTATTTTGTATTTTagtttcaatgtatatctttctatattttcttttaaaggtaaaaggcaagaaagagagggaTTGAGAAAAAACCTAAGAGTGAAAAAGATTGAGTGAAATACTTGAGAAAAAAAGccaagagtgatttcagatttttttGGTTGTATTTTCTGTCTTGTGTCAAGTACCTGAGAGGTatcccttgctaagttgggtaagcactGAGTTCatgtattagcataaccaagtcaagtttaggTAGAAACTTGTGTGTCCAGATAGGATTGTGTGAATCCTAAGAAATTGGTACATGTAATACTttgactatagtgaaaattccaccacagTTGTGGTAgaaactggatgtaggttgcattgtacAAGACAATTGAACAAGGATACATGATTGTGTcaacttttttctttatttgctgtTCTGTTTTCTAAAACTTatgagacaaaacaaaattgtcTCTTAAATTTTTCACTGCACAGTTCAAACAGAAATCAAATTTGAAGTTTGATATTAAAAGCTTAatttattaaagtaaaagaagATCATAGATTTAACCCCTTCTTTAAACCTTTTGTAACCTTGAatgtcattaaaaaaaaaataaaaaaaaataaaagagaacaaaTTCTAAAAATGATTCAGCCACTTATCTATCTATGTGAGataataacacaaaaaaaaaaattgtattattttgtAGTCACTAGTCAAAAAATATagtttgttaattaataattctCTACAACTATATAAGAGAAGTGACAAGTGGCATGTGTACCTTTAattgatatgattgaaaactgaGTCTGGCTATGGCTTCAAATAGCATACGAGTGGTTAAAGAACAAAGAACAAGAATAGTTATAGCGGCGCATTTTTGCGAAACAtgtcaaaagataaataaaaaaaggcATATTATCTACAcacttaaattaatatatatttaagatGTTAATctaaattaatgataaaaaataatataagttaaaatagataaaaactacagtataaaaattagaaaatatattttactaaaaataaaattaatataatcttttatactttttttgatattttttatgataaaaaaattaaatatttttttattttttgtatgtggctttaaatactaaaaaaatttaaaaaaaattaaaacacaaaatagTGCATATTTTGTTACTCTAAAGTCTAAACTCACTACATATCGTCACTAGTTATTGTTAAGTATATCTCAAAAGAAGGCATCTTGTCGTTTTGAAAATATAAGGAACCAATCAATTAAAAAACAATTCCGCTAAATAATTAATAAGGAGTCCAGCCAACTTCTGCCAATTTCTATTGGACTGGACCCAAAACCTACTaactaaaggaaaaaaaaaaaaacacactccATTTATACTCCTACTAACCCTAGTTTCAAAAGAAACATGCAGCCGCGTCACTCTCCGACTATGTACCATCACTCGTGCCATTAACATCTGTCATAGATCATGTTTGCGCCACCGTCGCCTTTTCCAATGCTGCCGTGAACGAGCCCATCGTGCCATGTTGCTTCCGCTGCGAGGACACCATCCACCAGGGTCGAGAAGTCACGCTGAGTCGTACGCCTCCTCTGCTGCGCTACACAGCTTTTCATTCCGTCGCCACCATGTCATTGCGCCGCACAGTCTGCCTCTTCCGTCACGTCGCGTCTCAACCGTCTCTATCGTGACGCCAcgtctcttcctcctctcctatcGTGTCttgcctcctcctcctcttctataATGCCATCGAGTCATATCCCATCCTCCAAAGATTAGTAGATGTTGTTTCTTTGATTTACTGGATGTTTCATCTCTGTTTTCGGTTCAAAATTTAATAGACGACTTTATACGAAAttgaatgtttcttttatttgaaattggatgtttttttattttgagaatGAATACTTCTTTTATTACAATTGGAGGTTTCTTGCCCCTGCATCAACGGCGAGAACAACAGCACACCACAAAAACGACGATGCAACGGAAATGTTGGCACACTATAGCAGCAGCAAAGCGATGATCCACACGAAGAAAAAAGTTGATACTATGAGAAAAAAGATTGATAATACTGTATTCAGAGAGCGGTTAATTTACTAAATCCTTATTATTCAAAATCGTAATTAACGTCGATTAATCAAAttctgattttaaaaaataatttaaaattaataaatattaaataaaattatttaaaattggcTGATTTAAAAGTTAGTTCACtagattttttcattaaaaaattgtCGGAATATACATGATAAGTTCCACCCAATATTTAAATGCACACCCAACAACAAAGTATATTATCCTCCTTATTTCGATTCTGAAACACGGAAAACACTGATAGGATTTATTCTCACTCCGAGATATTATTTTGGGTATTCCAAACACACATTATTCAAGCAGAGAACACAACAAAACATAGCTTATTTCTGACGAATAGCCATTACATATTGTCATTCCCTTATTCCAATCAAACATATATCAAACTGCAAGGGAGAATGGAGATTCTTGTATTCAACACTTCCAACAAGAAGCTGCAACAATAGGCTTCGATTTCCAACCAAGAACCAAGCACCCTTTCTCTTCCACAACAGTGTATCCATCACAAACCTTATTCTTCACAAGCCACTGCTTTGCCTGCGCCACCATCTTAATCGGCGAACCCTGGAACCCCGCCCGGCTCATCCTCCTCCGCCACTGGTCCACCCTCTCGTGCCGCTCCATCCGAAGGGGCCCCTCACAGCTCACAATGTTCTTTATCTCCTCAGCAAAGTAAAACTGCTCCATCTTCGCTCTCTTCGTATCATACTTTGGCAACATTGCatcaagcgaatcaaatattgCAGAGTAGTAATGCAAAGATTCCATAAACCTTCCAAGAAAAAACGGTCCATTATGACTCGAATCCTGCTCAATCATAACCAATACCTTTGGCGAAAGCCCGTGAATCATCTGAAGCACAGAGTTCAAAGCGCCACGGCTTTCTTTAACAACACAATGCAACTGAAGGATACTATTCACCACAAGAACCTCATTATCTTCCTTTATTACATCTTCAGGTTTCAGATTCTCTAGATTCTTCTGCACAACGGAGAATTCAAAGTTGATTCCCATGCTGTTCGCGTAAACAGAGAGCTCATCACCAATGAGCCGGAGCCTGCTAATACAGAGACCAACTGCCGTGATCCGGAGCCTGCGAACACATGCCCCGGAGCGGTTGGCCAAGGATTGGATCAGGCCCCTCCATTGGTGACCATGTGATAGGCCTAGGCTCATGCCGAGGTCTACCACATGGACAAGACTCTCACCCTCAAAGGCTTCCACTATCGCGGAATTCGCCACGAAATGTCCGAACCGAATATGTGGACAGATTTCATACACCAGCCTGAACGCTTCTTCCATCTTCTCCGACGCGGCGTCCATTATGTTCATCATTGGTTGCGCCGCCGCCACCGGACCAAGACACGGCTGAATCAAAGACAATCGCTCGGACAAGCCCTGCACGTAGCAGGACGCTACTCGCTGGAAGGCGGTGCCGAAAACCAAGGCGCTAGACTTGAGTTCTGATAGAAGTATCGAAGCGTGCGATTTGTCACGACACGCAACGGCCTCGGCGCAAGAGATTAGCAGTTGAACAAGCCTCATTCCATCGCAGCCATCTTCTCCGCCGCCTTCCGAATTAATCATGTCTTGTGCTGCCTCTTCAACTGCCTCGGCAGCGCGGTACATCTGCGAACAACTTTTTATGTGATCTCTGATGTGCGTTTGGAtgctatttttattataattcaaGCCATAAATCGGGTTTATTGAGAGATTTTCTAGAGAAATTGGGATGCTTGTGGTTCTTCTCAGCCTTTTGGTTTGTGAAATTTCATCCAAAGAAGAGCTTATAGTGTGGCTCCAGTGGATGAAAGTATTCTCCAAGATTCTTTTCTCTTCGGGGCTAAAACGGTCTTTTACTGTAGAGAAAGGAGTAGTAGTATCATCCAAGTTGGATAGGTTGGGACAGGAATAGAAGATTATGCAAGAAGGATCCTGCACCATTATAGGGCTTATTTCATCGCTGTTGAACTCGCGTTTGAAGCCGCAACTATTTGGATAATTAGAAGACATGTCTCACAATCAAGAACGCTTTTAAttatctttctttttgtttttctaaagatTTTCAATGACGCTCTGAAAGAACCATATTGCAATTGATGTCTGTATTTATAGATTGGTGACATGTGTGATGATGAGGTCATTTCATTGTTTG
This window contains:
- the LOC112722209 gene encoding GRAS family protein RAD1-like, coding for MSSNYPNSCGFKREFNSDEISPIMVQDPSCIIFYSCPNLSNLDDTTTPFSTVKDRFSPEEKRILENTFIHWSHTISSSLDEISQTKRLRRTTSIPISLENLSINPIYGLNYNKNSIQTHIRDHIKSCSQMYRAAEAVEEAAQDMINSEGGGEDGCDGMRLVQLLISCAEAVACRDKSHASILLSELKSSALVFGTAFQRVASCYVQGLSERLSLIQPCLGPVAAAQPMMNIMDAASEKMEEAFRLVYEICPHIRFGHFVANSAIVEAFEGESLVHVVDLGMSLGLSHGHQWRGLIQSLANRSGACVRRLRITAVGLCISRLRLIGDELSVYANSMGINFEFSVVQKNLENLKPEDVIKEDNEVLVVNSILQLHCVVKESRGALNSVLQMIHGLSPKVLVMIEQDSSHNGPFFLGRFMESLHYYSAIFDSLDAMLPKYDTKRAKMEQFYFAEEIKNIVSCEGPLRMERHERVDQWRRRMSRAGFQGSPIKMVAQAKQWLVKNKVCDGYTVVEEKGCLVLGWKSKPIVAASCWKC